A genomic segment from Streptosporangium roseum DSM 43021 encodes:
- a CDS encoding MFS transporter: MTTITPVRLTRDRATWLIYLQLGTFATYLYGLSAALPMLRVDQGVSQAVAGLHGTAMAIGGILTGLALPWLTRRIGRRAVTWLGLAGMNAGVLLVVAGTALPVTLLGYGVASGMASITLYAGMAALNDHHGPAGAAAISEANAVGVTVGVAAPFVISLAAQTALGWRAALLLTPVLTALLALTMGRVWMPGREDAGAGTAPETGARFGWRFYTAGAVLFCCVALEFCFNLWAAKLLADQTGLSGAVAALGLTAFTLGLAAGRFAGARLALWVRPPVLFVGALALTATGWALFWLSRDPALSYAALALSGLGVSLHFPLALSRVLDASGGRLDQATATASIFAGVAVAMGPLLLGALADGFGTQRAFLMIPVLIGLAVTGILVSSR, encoded by the coding sequence GTGACCACGATCACGCCCGTCCGGTTGACCCGTGATCGCGCGACCTGGCTCATCTACCTACAGCTCGGCACCTTCGCCACCTACCTGTACGGCCTCAGCGCCGCCCTCCCGATGCTCCGCGTCGACCAGGGGGTGTCGCAGGCGGTCGCCGGGTTGCACGGCACCGCGATGGCGATCGGCGGCATCCTCACCGGGCTCGCCCTCCCCTGGCTGACCCGGAGGATCGGCCGTCGGGCGGTCACCTGGCTGGGTCTGGCAGGGATGAACGCCGGCGTGCTGCTGGTGGTGGCCGGCACCGCGCTGCCGGTCACCCTCCTCGGGTACGGCGTCGCCAGCGGGATGGCGTCGATCACCCTCTACGCGGGCATGGCCGCGCTCAACGACCACCACGGCCCGGCGGGCGCGGCGGCGATCAGCGAGGCCAACGCCGTCGGGGTGACCGTCGGCGTCGCCGCGCCGTTCGTCATCAGCCTCGCCGCGCAGACCGCGCTCGGCTGGCGGGCGGCACTGCTGCTGACCCCGGTCCTGACCGCGCTGCTCGCGCTGACCATGGGCCGGGTCTGGATGCCCGGACGCGAGGACGCCGGAGCCGGCACCGCCCCGGAGACCGGGGCCCGGTTCGGCTGGCGGTTCTACACCGCGGGGGCCGTGCTGTTCTGCTGCGTGGCGCTGGAGTTCTGCTTCAACCTGTGGGCGGCGAAGCTCCTCGCCGACCAGACCGGGCTGTCGGGCGCGGTGGCGGCGCTGGGGCTGACCGCGTTCACGCTCGGCCTCGCGGCCGGGCGCTTCGCCGGAGCGCGGCTGGCCCTGTGGGTACGGCCCCCCGTCCTGTTCGTCGGCGCCCTGGCGCTCACCGCCACCGGATGGGCGCTCTTCTGGCTGAGCCGGGACCCCGCGCTCTCCTACGCCGCTCTGGCCCTGTCGGGGCTCGGGGTCTCGCTGCACTTCCCGCTGGCCCTGTCGCGCGTGCTGGACGCCTCCGGCGGGCGGCTGGACCAGGCCACGGCCACGGCCTCGATCTTCGCCGGCGTCGCGGTAGCCATGGGACCGCTCCTGCTGGGCGCGCTGGCCGACGGGTTCGGCACCCAGCGGGCGTTCCTGATGATCCCCGTCCTGATCGGGCTGGCCGTCACCGGGATCCTGGTCAGCTCCAGGTAG
- the otsB gene encoding trehalose-phosphatase, with translation MTVNTPDGLRAILDDPAGAVIGLDFDGTLSPIVPDPDSARIHPDGPAVLARLGELVGAVAIVTGRPAATAVEYGSLARVPGLVVLGHYGLERWEAGRLTAPPVHPGLARVRAELPPLISRFDGTRFEDKERSVAVHTRQTADPQAVLEALREPVAKLAAEAGLTVEPGKFVLELRPPGVDKGVALSAFLEERSARSVLFAGDDLGDLPAFAAVRASGLPGVTVFSGSAEIAVEADIVVDGPSGVMKLLGSIADAIGR, from the coding sequence ATGACCGTGAACACCCCCGACGGGCTGCGGGCGATCCTGGACGACCCCGCCGGGGCCGTGATCGGGCTCGACTTCGACGGCACGCTCTCCCCGATCGTGCCCGACCCCGACTCGGCCAGGATCCACCCGGACGGCCCCGCGGTGCTGGCCAGGCTCGGCGAGCTGGTCGGCGCCGTGGCGATCGTCACCGGCCGCCCGGCCGCCACCGCCGTCGAGTACGGCTCCCTGGCCCGGGTGCCGGGGCTGGTCGTGCTCGGCCACTACGGCCTCGAACGCTGGGAGGCGGGCAGGCTCACCGCGCCCCCCGTCCACCCCGGCCTGGCCCGGGTCCGCGCCGAGCTGCCCCCGCTGATCTCCAGGTTCGACGGGACCCGGTTCGAGGACAAGGAACGGTCGGTGGCCGTGCACACGCGGCAGACCGCCGACCCGCAGGCCGTGCTGGAGGCGCTGCGCGAGCCCGTCGCCAAGCTGGCGGCCGAGGCCGGGCTGACGGTCGAGCCGGGCAAGTTCGTGCTGGAGCTGCGGCCGCCGGGGGTGGACAAGGGAGTGGCGCTGAGCGCCTTCCTGGAGGAGCGGTCGGCGCGGTCGGTGCTCTTCGCCGGGGACGACCTGGGGGATCTGCCGGCCTTCGCGGCCGTGCGGGCGTCCGGGCTACCTGGCGTGACGGTGTTCAGCGGGTCGGCCGAGATCGCCGTGGAGGCCGACATCGTCGTGGACGGGCCCTCCGGGGTGATGAAGCTGCTCGGCTCCATCGCCGATGCCATTGGGCGTTAA
- a CDS encoding DUF3263 domain-containing protein, with protein sequence MDTAPIPGDSAAREPAPRALTDRERGLLVFERQWWRHAGAKEQAIRETFDISATRYYQLLGELIDRPEALAHDPMLVKRLRRLRETRRRDRAARRMGLRP encoded by the coding sequence ATGGACACTGCGCCGATCCCCGGTGACAGCGCTGCCCGGGAACCGGCCCCGCGGGCCCTCACGGACAGGGAGCGGGGGCTTCTGGTCTTCGAGCGCCAGTGGTGGCGCCACGCCGGCGCCAAGGAACAGGCCATCCGCGAGACCTTCGACATCTCGGCCACCCGTTACTACCAGCTTCTCGGCGAGCTCATCGACAGGCCCGAGGCGCTCGCCCACGACCCGATGCTGGTCAAGCGTCTGCGCAGGCTCCGCGAGACGCGCCGGCGCGACCGCGCCGCCCGGCGCATGGGCTTGCGCCCCTGA
- a CDS encoding SAM hydrolase/SAM-dependent halogenase family protein produces MTSVITLLTDYGLEDGYVAACHGVIVGISPESRIIDVCHLVPSGDVRRAAAILAQTIPYLPSGVHIAVVDPWGGSRRAVAVEAGSHVFLGPDNGVLSWAVHASGGAKAAYALANEDFFRKPVSPTFHGRDVFAPVAAHLAVGRGLAELGPEIPLERLVSLPAPTSLVREGVVEGEVLSVDRYGNTQLSVAAADLLTLGVRPGSTLVVWLGRRQISVPFRETFAAVPPGELVAFADSAGLVALAVNSGDASQRLGLPPGAHVRLSPAPSSG; encoded by the coding sequence GTGACCTCAGTCATCACCCTTCTCACCGACTACGGCCTGGAGGACGGCTACGTCGCCGCCTGCCACGGCGTGATCGTCGGAATCTCACCGGAGTCCCGGATCATCGACGTGTGCCACCTGGTCCCGTCCGGGGACGTACGGCGCGCGGCGGCGATCCTGGCACAGACGATCCCCTATCTGCCCTCCGGCGTGCACATCGCCGTGGTCGACCCCTGGGGCGGCTCGCGCCGGGCCGTGGCGGTCGAGGCGGGCAGCCACGTGTTCCTCGGCCCCGACAACGGCGTGCTGTCCTGGGCGGTCCACGCCAGCGGCGGCGCGAAGGCGGCCTACGCGCTGGCCAACGAGGACTTCTTCAGGAAACCGGTCTCGCCGACCTTCCACGGGCGCGACGTCTTCGCGCCCGTGGCGGCGCATCTGGCGGTCGGGCGCGGCCTGGCCGAGCTGGGGCCGGAGATCCCGCTGGAGCGGCTGGTCTCGCTGCCCGCGCCGACCTCGCTGGTGCGCGAGGGCGTGGTGGAGGGCGAGGTGCTGTCGGTGGACCGCTACGGCAACACCCAGCTCTCGGTCGCCGCGGCCGACCTGCTCACGCTGGGGGTGCGGCCGGGCAGCACGCTGGTGGTCTGGCTGGGCAGGCGGCAGATCTCGGTCCCGTTCCGGGAGACGTTCGCCGCGGTGCCCCCCGGGGAGCTGGTCGCCTTCGCCGACTCGGCAGGGCTGGTCGCGCTGGCGGTCAACTCCGGCGACGCCTCCCAGCGGCTGGGCCTTCCGCCGGGCGCCCACGTGCGGCTGTCCCCCGCCCCCTCGTCCGGGTGA
- a CDS encoding Zn-ribbon domain-containing OB-fold protein, with protein sequence MTAPVIDGWFTVDDGTAHLLGTRCSDCRTVYFPPQTGFCRNPHCDGEDLAGTRLSRRGTVWSYTNACYPPPAPFVTAEPYTPVTLAAVELAEEGIVVLGQVKDLTVEDLRVGMELELTWGPLADGPPVWMWGRP encoded by the coding sequence ATGACCGCACCCGTGATCGACGGCTGGTTCACCGTGGACGACGGCACCGCGCATCTGCTCGGCACCCGCTGCTCCGACTGCCGGACCGTCTACTTCCCACCCCAGACGGGCTTCTGCCGCAACCCCCACTGCGACGGCGAGGACCTGGCGGGGACCCGGCTCTCGCGGCGGGGCACCGTCTGGTCCTACACCAACGCCTGCTACCCGCCTCCCGCGCCGTTCGTGACGGCCGAGCCGTACACCCCGGTGACGCTCGCGGCGGTGGAGCTCGCCGAGGAGGGGATCGTCGTGCTCGGCCAGGTCAAGGACCTGACCGTGGAGGACCTGCGGGTGGGCATGGAGCTGGAGCTGACCTGGGGCCCGCTCGCCGACGGCCCGCCGGTGTGGATGTGGGGCAGACCGTGA
- a CDS encoding lipid-transfer protein yields the protein MSAVILGAGMHPWGKWGRPFVEYGVAAARAALRDAGLAWTDVQFVVGADTLRNGYPGFVAGATFAQAMGWNGARIASCYAACASGAQAIDIARTRILAGLCDVALVVGADSTPKGFFKPVGGDRPDDPDWLRFRLLGATNPAYFALYARRRMALYGSTAEDFAAVKVKNALAGSLNGNARYRRTTTAEQVLASPMVADPLRLMDICATSDGGAALVLASDDFARRHGASSPVRLAAVSTVTPAFPGTVLELPNFATDSTAAVPPPERTFRASIAHAAYEEAGLGPGDLSFAEVYDLSTALELDWVEDVGLCPPGEADKLLRAGDTALGGRIPVNPSGGLASFGEAVPAQAIAQVCELTWQLRGMAGPRQVAGARAGLAANQGLFGHGSSIIATT from the coding sequence GTGAGCGCCGTCATCCTGGGTGCGGGGATGCACCCCTGGGGGAAGTGGGGACGGCCCTTCGTCGAGTACGGTGTGGCCGCCGCCCGGGCCGCGCTGCGCGACGCGGGCCTGGCCTGGACCGACGTCCAGTTCGTGGTGGGCGCCGACACGCTCAGGAACGGCTACCCGGGATTCGTCGCCGGCGCGACGTTCGCCCAGGCCATGGGATGGAACGGCGCACGGATCGCGTCCTGCTACGCGGCGTGCGCCTCGGGCGCGCAGGCCATCGACATCGCCCGTACCCGGATCCTCGCCGGGCTCTGCGACGTGGCGCTGGTCGTCGGGGCCGACTCCACCCCCAAGGGGTTCTTCAAGCCGGTGGGCGGCGACCGCCCGGACGACCCCGACTGGCTCCGGTTCCGGCTGCTCGGCGCCACCAACCCGGCGTACTTCGCGCTCTACGCGCGCAGGCGGATGGCCCTGTACGGCAGCACCGCCGAGGACTTCGCCGCCGTCAAGGTCAAGAACGCCCTCGCCGGCTCCCTGAACGGCAACGCCCGCTACCGCCGGACCACCACCGCCGAACAGGTGCTCGCCTCCCCCATGGTGGCCGACCCGCTGCGGCTGATGGACATCTGCGCCACCTCCGACGGCGGCGCCGCCCTGGTGCTGGCCTCGGACGACTTCGCCCGCCGCCACGGCGCGAGCAGCCCGGTGCGGCTCGCGGCCGTCTCCACGGTGACGCCCGCCTTCCCCGGCACCGTGCTCGAACTACCGAACTTCGCCACCGACTCCACCGCGGCGGTGCCGCCCCCCGAGCGGACCTTCCGCGCCTCCATCGCCCACGCCGCCTACGAGGAGGCGGGTCTGGGCCCCGGCGACCTGTCGTTCGCCGAGGTCTACGACCTGTCCACCGCGCTGGAGCTGGACTGGGTCGAGGACGTCGGCCTGTGCCCGCCGGGCGAGGCCGACAAACTGCTGCGTGCCGGGGACACCGCGCTCGGCGGCCGGATCCCGGTGAACCCCTCCGGCGGGCTCGCCTCCTTCGGCGAGGCCGTCCCCGCCCAGGCCATCGCCCAGGTCTGCGAGCTGACCTGGCAGTTACGGGGCATGGCGGGCCCTCGCCAGGTAGCGGGGGCGCGGGCGGGACTGGCCGCCAACCAAGGTTTGTTCGGCCACGGCTCCTCGATCATTGCCACAACCTGA